Proteins encoded by one window of Haliotis asinina isolate JCU_RB_2024 chromosome 6, JCU_Hal_asi_v2, whole genome shotgun sequence:
- the LOC137286335 gene encoding stabilizer of axonemal microtubules 4-like, whose protein sequence is MGPLPKGSRNVHINKSHGPDTNMMKFYVTQNSTTYGRFWDNYKPRQGRHTGTGYKSNFRPSVYYSQRLDEVDNPVMGRICADNYVTMTTKDFQPYKENSGLEPLPRSTHHTGSGFVRQKPITNPTDREVKGVFVDTRAASAPADILPRGKPLLHKLKSKDPVELENNGYGPKSMVSETHERFKGQQGNHLDPNQLTVGPQQDTGFTHSYSREPVTYHPMSAFKNEEPGYFTNRPTGISIMKTSFLPTEYPRGKEPLPNLAAPSDHDSGFTRERAKPLYVHRRMGDAYDKAGDIPNMKLDKTQKRDPTEFINMHHPDNHSSVSMNVYRGLQNPPPSEAGRLGRTATGQQEASGYSNNSDRFIQTSDDPRRFLTHYMTRFTDITPVGVEREGHCRGGVQQQKPDGFTKSTSVHVNGADINTTDTLRRLEPYVARSIKARDVFYDDHLHDAKSHRLTRSALVH, encoded by the exons ATGGGTCCACTGCCAAAAGGTAGCAGGAATGTCCACATCAACAAGAGTCATGGTCCTGACACTAACATGATGAAGTTCTACGTCACCCAGAATTCTACCACATATGGCAGATTCTGGGACAACTACAAGCCAAGGCAAGGTCGCCACACTGGGACTGGTTACAAATCCAACTTCCGTCCCTCTGTGTACTACAGCCAAAGATTAGATGAAGTTGATAATCCTGTCATGGG TCGCATCTGTGCAGACAATTatgtaaccatgacaaccaaAGACTTCCAGCCCTACAAGGAGAACTCTGGCCTAGAGCCTCTACCTCGATCAACACATCACACAGGCTCAGGATTTGTCAGACAAAAACCAATAACAAACCCCACTGACAGGGAG GTGAAAGGTGTTTTTGTAGACACTCGTGCGGCAAGTGCGCCAGCAGACATCTTGCCACGAGGCAAGCCTCTCCTTCACAAACTCAAGTCTAAGGACCCTGTTGAGCTTGAAAACAATGGCTAT GGTCCCAAATCCATGGTGTCAGAAACACATGAGAGGTTCAAAGGTCAACAAGGGAATCACT TGGACCCGAATCAGCTGACTGTGGGGCCACAGCAGGACACAGGATTCACTCACAGCTACAGCAGGGAGCCTGTCACATACCATCCAATGTCAGCATTCAAGAATGAGGAGCCG GGTTATTTCACGAATCGTCCAACTGGCATCAGCATCATGAAGACCAGTTTCCTCCCAACAGAATACCCCAGG GGTAAGGAGCCCCTACCAAACTTGGCAGCACCATCTGACCATGACTCTGGTTTCACCCGAGAGAGAGCCAAGCCCTTGTATGTCCACAGACGGATGGGAGAC GCATATGACAAGGCTGGCGATATCCCCAACATGAAGCTGGACAAAACACAGAAGAGGGACCCCacagaattcatcaacatgcacCATCCAGACAACCACTCCAG TGTGTCCATGAATGTATACCGTGGTCTACAGAACCCTCCTCCAAGTGAAGCTGGACGTCTTGGCCGGACAGCCACAGGGCAACAGGAAGCGTCTGGCTACAGCAACAACAGTGACCGGTTCATCCAGACATCTGATGACCCACGGAGATTCCTGACACACTACATGACCAG GTTCACTGACATCACTCCTGTGGGAGTGGAACGTGAAGGTCACTGTCGGGGTGGAGTGCAACAGCAGAAACCAGATGGCTTCACCAAGAGCACCTCTGTCCACGTGAACGGTGCTGACATCAACACCACAGATACGCTACGACGTCTTGAGCCTTATGTTGCCAG